CGAGACTATTTGAGATTATGTGCAAACTATGTTCGTCATTCGAGACTAGTTGATATGCTTTGTTCGTATTTTTGGTTGAGAGTAGCATGCTTTGTTCATATTTAACAGTGTTTGCTAGTTGTTGCTAAGCAAAAACTTTAACAAGCTGTGTGCAAAAACACCAGGCCCacacccagacgccagggtccctggcgtctgcctCCCAgatccagacgccagggtccctggcgtctggcttgCTTTGCTCACGCAGGTGACCAGACAGGCCGTCTGGTGTGTCTGATGGACACCCAGACGCCAAGGTCACTGGCGTCTGCCTCCCacacccagacgccagggtccctggcgtctggctggCTTTGCTCACGCAGGTGACCAGACAGGCCGTCTGGTGTGTCTGATGGACACCCAGACGCCAATGTCACTGGCGTCTGCCTCCCacacccagacgccagggtccctggcgtctggcttgCTTTGCTCACGCAGGTGACCAGACAGGCCGTCTGGTGTGTCTGATGGacacccagacgccaaggtccctggcgtctgccTCCCAGATCCAGaggccagggtccctggcgtctggcttgCTTTGCTCGCGCAGGTGACCAGACAGGCTGTCTGGTGTGTCTGATGGACACCCAGACGCCAAGGTCACTGGCGTCTGGTGTCCAGAAAGCATTCTTGTCTAATGGATAAGATTCGAGTGGATAAGATTTTGGGCCCACCTCTACCCCTCTCATCCATTCATCTCCACCTCTACCCCTCTCATTTCACTCATATCCACCCACTCTCACCTCTAGCCCTGCCAACGTCACTCCCTCGTCCAGCACCCTAACCCCCCCCCTCAGATCTCTCACAAATCGGTCCGGTTTCACCGTTGGATCTTCAGGATTTCGAGACTAGAAGGTAAATCAACTCCACCCCCATTTTTTGGTTGGTTTAATTTATCATACTTTTGTGAAAACCCTAGTTTGTTTTCCTCGTGGTTTAATGTATCATAGGTTAGCTACTAAGAGATTTGTGTGCTGTAGATGGCTAACGAAactcagtgggtgcttagccctGTTGTTCATGTGCATGGCTTGTCTCCATGTATTGTGCAAGTTAGTCAAGTGGACCTTACTTTcgattggttgaagactaaattcatgttgaagcaagggttgaaggaagaggattttgtgtactacgtcagcaggaGGAAGTCAGATGGCCCCGGGGAAAGAAAATTGGTTGACATAACTGATGATGACAAGATTCAAGAAATGCtggaagaatggaaatggaaaagggttgttgacttgcattgctacaggaaaccgagttatatgtgatgtTCATGTCGTTTCAACCATCGTGgtcatgaactacttatgtcatTCGAGACTATTTGTGTAATTTGAACTATGTTTGTAATTTGCATTGTATCGTAGACCATCGTGGTCATGAACTAAGTTTGTAATTTGAACTATGTTTGTCATTTGTCAACTATAGTGTTATGAAAAGACTATGCAATGCTTATGTATGTATGTTATTCGAAACTACAAGTGAAAAGACAAAACTACAAGTGAAAAAGCAAGTATTGTCTGCACCAggaccagacgccaaggaccctggcgtctggctccCCTGCTTTACCCTGTTTCTGGTGTCAGTAGactgccagacgccaaggaccctggcgtttgGTCCCCTAACATACATCCAgatgccaaggaccctggcgtctggtcccctGACATACAGCCAGACGCCAAGGATCCTGGCGTCTGGCTCCCTGTGCATATAAATGACTAAATACAGATTTCATCATTCATGTCAAACATTCATATAAACATTCATTTAAATGACTAAATCACAGGAAACAACAATTACCATAAATCACATCATTCATTCATGTCAAACATTCATAGCAACTTCACGAATCCGGTACAACTTAATTCGAACGGCAACAAGTTCATGGAAAGAAACGACAACAAGTTCATGGAAAGAGACTACACCAGGTTCGTCGAAACAAACTAGAACAAGCTCATTGAAACAAACTACAACAAGCTCACTTCTTCCTTCCTCTCTTCACGATATCTGCAAGTGTATGCTCCTCCTCTTCGCTAGCCTCATGCTCCTCCTCTTGGCTAGCCTCCTCCGCCTCTGCATCAATGTTGGACTTATATCTTTGCATTCCCGCAGGCATAAATTGATGAGgatactccggactatggaattgagtgtTCCATGTCTTCTTTCTACCTTTCTTGCCCGGTGTCTTAGCTATGGCTTTGCCTTTTCTAGAGCGGGCATTGCCTTGTGTCGGTTGTGTAACCTGTgatggttgtggagcatcaacatcaTACTCATGATCCTCTTGATGTGTTGCATCATACTCATGCTCATCATGATGTGTTGGCTCCTCTTGATGTGCTGGCTCCTCTTCATtgacctcctcctctatgtcctctTCGTTCTGGACATAACGTCGTTTATTAGCTCTGGCGGCGCGGCTACCTGGTGCATACACGTCACTGGACTTAGCACCATGGCAAGAAAGCATAGCTGCCATCTTATGGAACCGCTTCTTGAACTTCTGCGACAACACAAAAGATGCTATGATATGAGATCCAAATAACTAATCCGCGAAAAAAACTTTTATAATATATTGCAACTAACCTCCATCGTGCTCCTAAGAGTCCTCTCAGATAATGCACCACCAGGTGGATGACTCAGTGCAACATTGGCATCGTTGACGCACAGAAGCAACTCTCTGCCCTGCAATTCATGAACACACCAAACTTATGTATTTGAAAGAAGACAACATGATGCAAGTATGTTAGAATAGGTCAAACAGACTACCATTTCGTCATGCATCGGTGCGTAGTCAACATGAGCCCCTCTGGTGTCTCTCACAGCCGTGTTGAAGGTATGATAACCTTCTgcagtctccgggtcttcagacacCAACTCCGACCACTCCTCGTGAGTCCAACCTGGCTTCAGCTTTAACCGGTAACGATCCGCATACCACACTTGATACTTCTGATATGCTGACTGATTGTGAGGTCTATTCTCTGATTGCACTAACGTGTCTCTTTGATTCCAAATTTCTATCCACGCACGGTGTTTGTTTGCCCAATCCGATATATCCTGATTGTTCTTCGATCGAACCTACAAATGATGCACGGGACAAAGCATTAGCAAACACTGACTTATTCAATGCTCTACTACATACTCAAGGCATGCTTGCTTAGCGATGCAGAGATAGCATTTCCTCCTTGCTCTCCTCAATTGGAATACCTTGTCTTTTTCCAAATTGTCTTGCCACACGGTCTACAAAGTGCCACTCGACtgcgaagaagcatatcattgggcaCCTCGCCCGCCAAAGATGGCTATCACGCGTGCACATCTCATTAAGATCAAAGTCACGATCTTCCACATAAGGCAACCAATGTACCTGCAAAACAAAGAGATACATTGTTAGCTACATACATAAGTTTCATTCTTGACTAAATTTTATCTCATCGAACTTCTCATAACCTGCTCAGCAGTGAAGGTGTCCAGCTCGTTCATatagcacttgtatcgcacatgcgAGCTTCCTGTGTACACTGTCACTTGTTCCCAATAGTAAGCAAGCGTAGGGCGCCGATATGGATCATCATCATGCAACCCGTCATGATTACCCCGTGGGTTTGCCATGAGGGGGTTCTTCAAATCGGGCCGTCCAACCGGGATCCGCTCCCACATCCACACTGATAGGCTCCAAACAAACCCAGACAATGAGGATGTACCTCCCTTCCTCCGACACGCCAAGTCAAGCTGCAATCAAACAAACATGTTAGATATGGAGGCGCATGACAAATGCAAAATAATTGGTTGCAAATATCTCTTACCTGACGATACAAGTATGCTAGTGCGGCCGAACCCCAGCTATACTGGGTATCCCAGTTATTAAGTGGCTCCAAGAACATCCAGAGGGCTGAGTTCCCGGTTGCATCTGAGAAGACTACCTTGGTTAGTACATACCAAAGATAGGCCCGCGCGTACTGCTGCACAACCACGTCATTGGCATCCTGAGGGCACGAGTTGGTGTTTCCTCTGACCAGTTTTAGCCAAGAATGCCTCACTTTCGCTGTATCGGCCTTGCCTTCCTGAGGGCCCTCGGGCTGAACGCCAATTAAATCGGCAGTCCGTTCTCGCCAATTACCCACGCTGACACGACCGGTAACAGCTTGTCCATTGATAGGAAGGCCGCTTATCATAGCCATGTCCTGTAGGGTCATcgtcatctccccacatggaaggTGGAAGGAGTGAGTCTCCGGCCTCCAACGATCCACAAGTGCGGTCAGCGCCGCGTGGTTCACCGGCGGAGCGCGTCGCTTAAACTGCAACACGAATGGGAGAAGACCCAATCTCCGAATGTAAGGCTCATACCGCGGGTCGTAATCAAAGTCATCAGCGGAatgacccctcatgcgcatagcAACTACAACCTGCAAATAAAGTGATGTTTTAATAATCAATACAAGAACACAAATGAGAAACAACGAAAACTGACCCAGTCTTCTTCTTACCTGTCCATTTTCAATGGCACgagcacgatgctccttatcccactCATCGATTAATCCGTCATACCAAGGTCCATCACCATCCGCCATCCTACAGAAAAATTACACAAACATCTATGAATACATGAACAATATCAAACAATTTCCTTCTCCAAGTTTATTCCATATGAAAACACCATTCTTCTCAAACATAACCACATCATTTCTTTCTTCTACATATGCAAACATATCATCTAGAGTACCAAATTTCACCATCAAATATATTTCATTATCATCATCCGCCATTCTATTGAACAAATCATGTCACACACAATAAGAAAATTTCATCATCTCTTTTGCATAAATTTTTTTGCCAACAATAGTATGCCAACAATAGGATTATCTACACATACACACATCATCTATCAAACCAAATATAGTATGCCAAAGTCTATTTTACATACACAAATCATATATTCATCACCCCtcttaattcaaaaaaaaaatcctatggacAACATATACACAAAACCGAATTGATTTTACCTACATGTTCAACTACACATCATCTACTGCATACCTAATCATCTATCAACTACACAAAAttttctaaaaataagaaaccatcTACTCATCTAACATCACCTAGTGTTGAATAATGCATCCaaccaaagaggggaaaacaaaaaaaaattggaggGAATGGGGGAGAATACCTCAAAGAAGCTTGGGGGGGTCCGATCTGTGAGTTTGAGGGGTTGATGGAGTAGATCAAGGGGGGTGGTGGTGGGAGGGAGAGAAGGGGCGAAGAACAGAGCCCTCTGTTCGTCGTGCGCCGCCAGGAGAAAGATGGGGATGGGTGGGCTGGCCCGCGCGGTTATCCACTTaccggggccagacgccagggaccctggcgtctggcccctttgccacgtcagcaggtcaacgggcaggcgggcagtgcgggccaggggccagacgccagggaccgtggcgtctgcttcgtaacccagacgccagggaccttggcgtcacCGAAAAAGGTCAGAAACGAAATTTTTTTTGGAACGAGGTTAAATCGGGATTTAGTTTGCCTTAAGGAtcagaacagtaattttgtccTTATAAGACACGCACCGGATCCTCCCAGGACATTTTGTGTCAGAGCCGTGTTTCTCGGGCTCTCTCTCCACCATCACAACACCACAAAGGCAGCAGCGGCAGCCCGGCCCCGTTGCTCTCCCCGCTTTGTGTCAGACACCAAATCTtcctcaccttcttcttcctctctctctcccccacccAATCTCCTCCCCCACGAGCGCCCCTCCTGCCTTTTAAGCCACGCGCCCGCGCCCTCCGCGTACGCCTCCCGcctttcctctctctttctctcgtcgccctctcctcctcctcctccttctctcgcTCTGCGAGGTGTGGTCAGTTGAGGTGAGGAGAGGATTTTGGGTGGACGCGTCGTTTGATGGACGCCAAGGGCGCGACGGAGAGCTCAAACCCTAACCACGTCGTTGCCAGCGTACCATCGGCCGCCGtggcgtcggcgtcggcgccgaCGAAGCGCATGCTGGCGTTCCACTTCCTGCGCGCGCTGTCCCGGATCCACGGCGCGGCCGGCCCGGCGAGGCGCCGCACGCGCACCATCCGCCGCGCTGCCTACTCCTCCATGGCGCGGGCCACCGGGCCCCACCGCGCATGGAGCCGCGCACTGCTGCTCCAGGCCCAGGCGCGCGCGCGCAGATCCAGGGCGGAGACGTCGAGGCGGGCCGCGGTGCTCGTCCGGAGGCGCGTCGTCGCCGGACCGGCAGCGGCAGCACCAGCACGCGTCGCCCTCGCTCCTGTTGTCGGGCAGCCATCGTCGGCGGCTGCTCGTGCGGCGCTGGTCCCTCCGGCCCCTCCGGCGCGGCAGGCGGGGGAGCCGGCGAGGAGCGACGCGCTGCGGCGGCTCGTCCCCGGCGGCGCCGGGATGGAGTACTGCAGCCTGCTGGAGGAGACCGCCGACTACGTCCGCTGCCTCCGCGCGCAGGTGCAGCTCATGCAGGGCCTCGCCGACCTCTTCTCCTGCCAATGATCCATCCAgtccatcatcgtcatcatcatcatgcatCCTCCGGTCGATCGAGTAATTCTAAATTATTACTTCTTCCTGCACCGTCGATCGAAATCATAGGGTTCCATGATATCGATCGGTGGATCTCTTGTTCATGTGACATGAGATTGGTCAATGCATCGATCGCGCATGATCAATATAGAGGATCACCGGCTGGCAGGGGAGAGTTAGGTACGGTGGAGGTGGAGGGAAGACTGGTGGAGTATATATGTTGAGCTGCTGGCAGGGTGAATTATTAGTAGGTGAGAAAAGATTGGGTGTAGTATGCATTTGTATAGGTTGGGGACACATTGGAACCACACCAAGGAAAATACAAAGGTAATTAATTGTAACATATAAAGAGATAATCGATCGATATGGATTTACATATGTCTATACTAGTGCAGTGTTGTTGGGTTAATTAGCAAATTGATCTATGCATAATATGTTCTTGATTGAACTACAAACACATATGTGATATGATACCATGTCATGTGGGTGCTATACATCTTGAAGCTATAGATGTGTAGGTTATGAGGCATGTCTGTACTCTTCCCTTTCTGttactttctctcttgtaggtcTATCTGTGAATTTTGATTGGTGAACAGGGTAATTAATTAGGGGAACTTTACCATGCATGCCTACACATGCAGTCCCATGCATGAAAGCATAGCAATGTTTCCTTCCATCCTGATGCATGTGACAGATTGTATATTGCTGTTGAGCTAGCTAGACTCATATGTTGATTGCTCTAGAATCAAAAGGTAGTTCCCTGCACGTGCAACCATGCATAGCTGGATGATGCTCTAGCTAGATATATAGCTAGCTGCCTTTTGCCCTGTGATTAGGGTGCTTGAGGGGTGGTTATGCTTAGGTTGTATGGTGGAGTGTTTATTTTCCAAGCTCCTCCCAAACTTGAGAAAGTGGGATCCACAATCTATGGAAGATAGGGGTTTGATAATCTTTGAGCTGGAGAAGACATAACTTGTAGACAAAGGGACCTAAGACATTCTCTCCATCGGCGGCTAGCATCTTTTGATTAAAGTGCCTCCCTTTGTTTTTTGAGTTCCCTTTGAaatcatcttctctctctctcaactACCAACTTATACCTGTTCCTTTTTAGGTGCCACCGGAGTATTCCGTGTGTGTACTTGATGCTGGTCTTCTCTGTTTGCTTCTTTTTTTGCCGTGTTCTTAGTTGTCTTCAGACACATGCATGCGTTCCATGCGTGCTTTCTTTATGGGGGATACGAATCTCAAAGGCTTGATATTGCTTCTTTTGCATGTTTCAGTTCACACAAAGGAAAGTAATTAGGCTGCATGTCTTCTCATCTGATACTTATACACCGAACATCTAGCTTAACTCATGGTAAAAAAATACAGAACGCTGGAGTCACTATATAGACAGGAAAATATATATGCATGTGTGAGTATGCACTATTCCACATATCTCAATTGCATGCAATTTCCTCTATGTGTGGCACTTCTTTGAGTTTATACCTATTAGTATATATGTTGAGCTTATTTTGTGCAAAAGAGTTTTATAGTTTCCACTTACATATGATTATTTCCACTTACCTATAACAATACACTGTTTTTTTCTGATAGTATGTTAGTATTATATTTCACATTGTTTTCAAAATTGACATTGCCCTGTTGCTGTCAATTAAATATTCATGTGACAAAGGCTTTGCCTGAATCCCCACTTTTTGACACGACTAGCTGCATGCGTGTGTGCATCTCGCTTGAGAAGTCATTGTCCAATATCTTGCATTGGACCACAAATTAGCCATATAAGATGGCTATAAATCATTCACATCACCAAAAATGGTACTCAAATGAACAGCTAATGGCATCTTGAAGTGCACCAGCTCATAACTGGCCCACTTGAAGATTAGCTgtactcttttttttttgcgctgatAGAAGAGTTTTATTCCCAAGGTATAGGGTTACAATCGCGAGGCAAGAGATCCTCGATACACGGCGGACCTCGGCCAAGCCATTAGCTGTACTCTTTTGCTAGCATCAACTTTCCATTCAGTTAATATGAATACAAGACGAAAGTTTAATAAACAAAATAATGTAGGCTGATCAACATGGTGCACTTATGGATCTTTTTTTCTGTATGAACATCAGTATATATCTA
The window above is part of the Triticum aestivum cultivar Chinese Spring chromosome 2A, IWGSC CS RefSeq v2.1, whole genome shotgun sequence genome. Proteins encoded here:
- the LOC123190676 gene encoding transcription factor IBH1, with translation MDAKGATESSNPNHVVASVPSAAVASASAPTKRMLAFHFLRALSRIHGAAGPARRRTRTIRRAAYSSMARATGPHRAWSRALLLQAQARARRSRAETSRRAAVLVRRRVVAGPAAAAPARVALAPVVGQPSSAAARAALVPPAPPARQAGEPARSDALRRLVPGGAGMEYCSLLEETADYVRCLRAQVQLMQGLADLFSCQ